One genomic region from Tripterygium wilfordii isolate XIE 37 chromosome 20, ASM1340144v1, whole genome shotgun sequence encodes:
- the LOC119987470 gene encoding uncharacterized protein LOC119987470, protein MPRQKLVASMRKKRTSRFTTPQPPPATEGSTSGAAIDYFDIATLVPEVYLSADLLNKVGVRSEPFGRLRHFCSFIATPDVSSAADVPVYPSLVRAFYRTVEATGPGLYQAILPSGMITFSAADVSASIGHPTSQPPDSGFQPPIPSAQLEDHEWMVQHFTGRRGKFVRKSALPQVMYLVDRLVHGNLWPTGHQSERREEALEILYCIWTGTWFDLGHYYIQSFLAIRRSVEDTKVKVKRLFLPRIITRLLTYLQVLPLTLQSVSLPMEAYDLSNWRISIARIRSAPAGRARYAPGVQQFAEEDEDGEEEDTAPSDADAADHDTRIKEMSDQLTRLEHTFQSHAEYVQQQFQTQGQQITDVLSMLQEMRRDKNLTYVRRKTSGGPTQ, encoded by the coding sequence ATGCCGCGTCAAAAGCTAGTGGCATCCATGCGCAAGAAGCGCACTTCTCGGTTCACAACACCTCAGCCACCTCCTGCAACAGAGGGGTCTACTTCTGGAGCTGCCATTGATTACTTTGACATTGCTACTCTTGTGCCGGAGGTATATTTATCTGCTGATCTGTTGAACAAGGTTGGGGTAAGAAGTGAGCCTTTCGGCCGGCTCCGccacttttgttctttcattgctaccccggatgtttcttctgctgctgatgttccgGTCTATCCAAGCCTGGTGCGTGCATTCTATCGCACCGTGGAAGCCACAGGGCCTGGCCTCTACCAAGCTATATTGCCTTCCGGGATGATTActttttctgctgctgatgttagtgCCAGTATTGGACATCCTACTTCCCAGCCTCCTGATAGTGGTTTCCAGCCACCTATTCCTTCTGCCCAGCTGGAGGATCATGAGTGGATGGTCCAACATTTTACTGGTCGGCGGGGAAAATTTGTTCGGAAATCTGCTCTTCCGCAGGTTATGTATCTTGTGGACCGGCTAGTGCATGGTAACTTATGGCCAACTGGGCACCAGAgtgagaggagggaggaggcCTTGGAGATTCTTTATTGTATCTGGACTGGTACTTGGTTTGATCTTGGCCACTATTATATTCAGTCTTTTTTGGCTATCCGTAGGAGCGTGGAGGACACCAAAGTCAAGGTGAAGAGGCTCTTTCTGCCGCGGATCATCACTCGCTTGCTGACATATCTCCAGGTGCTACCTCTGACTCTGCAGTCTGTCTCTCTTCCCATGGAGGCGTATGATTTGAGCAACTGGCGTATTAGTATAGCTCGTATTCGCTCTGCCCCTGCTGGGAGAGCTCGATATGCTCCGGGTGTGCAGCAGTTTGCGGAGGAGGACGAGGATGGCGAGGAGGAGGATACCGCTCCGAGTGATGCCGATGCTGCTGATCATGATACTCGGATCAAGGAGATGAGCGACCAGCTGACTCGTCTTGAGCACACTTTCCAGTCTCATGCTGAGTATGTCCAGCAGCAGTTCCAGACTCAGGGTCAGCAGATTACTGATGTCCTATCCATGCTCCAGGAGATGCGGCGCGACAAAAATCTCACTTATGTTCGCCGCAAGACCTCTGGTGGACCCACTCAGTAG